One region of Thunnus albacares chromosome 8, fThuAlb1.1, whole genome shotgun sequence genomic DNA includes:
- the mal2 gene encoding protein MAL2: MSEPATNPAATSFPAPTISLPLGLEVLRTYSGALVCLEILFGGLVWILVASSNVPVPLLQGWVMFISLTTFFLSSAYLTLLITGLADRINTDWNFLDVVYHFVALLFYFAAFVLEAATTAANGGANIKPLPNSTETVMCITYPRGNIFTVLNEKQYSINVAATIFAFVVTLCYGCSMMMGFKRWRM, from the exons aTGTCGGAACCAGCCACTAATCCCGCTGCCACCTCGTTCCCAGCGCCAACTATTTCCTTACCTTTGGGACTGGAAGTATTGAGGACTTACTCTGGAGCTCTTGTCTGTTTAGAGATa TTGTTTGGTGGTCTAGTATGGATCCTGGTGGCTTCCTCCAATGTGCCTGTGCCTCTGCTGCAGGGCTGGGTGATGTTTATCTCTCTCACcaccttcttcctctcctccgcCTACCTCACTCTCCTCATCACTGGCCTGGCTGACCGCATCAACACTGACTGGAACTTCTTG GATGTGGTTTACCATTTTGTAGCTTTGCTTTTCTACTTTGCTGCCTTCGTGCTGGAAGCAGCAACTACAGCAGCTAATGGAGGAGCCAATATCAAGCCACTGCCTAACAGCACTGAAACTGTAATGTGTATAACCTACCCCCGAGGCAATATATTCACAGTACTGAATGAGAAGCAATACAGTATTAATGTGGCAGCTACG ATATTTGCCTTTGTGGTGACACTATGCTACGGCTGCAGTATGATGATGGGCTTCAAGAGATGGAGGATGTAA